The genomic DNA TCCAAAAGTACTGCCAGAAGCCACAGCCTAGAGGTCGAAGGTATGGGCTTAAGAATCAGACAGGCCTGGGCTGAGTCACAGCTCAAACTGCTAGGTATAACCTTGGACAATCAACCTCTTATTCTCTAACTCCTAATATGTAAAGATAATAAGACTATCTACTCTATAGGAGGGTTAACCAGGCTTAAGTGAGGTAACAGATTTCAAGCACTTAGCATGGAGCTTAGCACAGAGAACCAAACAACATTAATAGTTAGTATTACATTTTATATCCGTTTCTAGACATGTGACTTAAACAGTGTGTGTTGGTTCTGTCAGTTCTAAAAGAGGACCTGATTCCCTAACCAGCCAACCCCATTCATGTCTGTTCTTCTAAAGTTAGAAGTGAGGGAGAAAGTGCCAACTGGGACCTAAGGAACCATTTCTCATCTGCCTCTGGCCCCTCATACAAGTTTGTCGATGGAAGCCAAgggacttttcttcttttaaagatcTCTCATCCAAGTTCAAAGACTAATCCTTCCTTCCAAAGAATATGAGCTATAGTCACAGTTTATGATGTCATATTTGCTGTAATGCTTTGTTGTAGTTGCTGAAATGCTCACAGCCTCAGTTATTGCTTAGATCTTGAAAGAATTACAAGGGGAAGTCAAACTCCATTCTTCAGTAAAATGCAGAACTAGGAATAGTCCCATTGggcaataaaaacatgaaaagcttacaaaatatatatctatctttAGATCATTAAGCCATTACAAAGTCAACCCAGATTCTTTGATTTGACTAAGACCCTATGCTGGTATTTTTAAAGTAAGCTAAATCACCCACATTTTAATCTATGTATATTTCTAGccatggattttaaaaatcacattcgaATATAATATTATAGTAGTGCCTCAAATCCAagatacaattttgaaaaaaagttttaCACTTTGGAAATTGGGATGTGTAAAGTTATTTCATGGTGGTACTTTTCCTTAAAAACTGACCTTAAACTAATAGTGTATCTTGTAATTGATGGAGTCTTAGACTTACGAAATTATGAAATTCTAAAATTATCTTGCTTTGTGATGATGTTACCTGAGGTGATTACTCTTACTTTGTGTTAACTTAATTACTGGCAAAGGCACAAGATGAATATACAATAAGGAAGATAATTTAAAAGGCTTCATTAAGACTGATGATACGTAAGTACATGTGGATCATACAACCATCACTCTAGTTAATATTTGAACTATTTTATCTTTGAACATTACTTTAGAAGtccctcagggacttccctggtggtgcagtggttaagaatccacctgccaatgcaggggacacaggttcgagccctggtccaggaagatcccacatgccgcggagcaactaagcccgtgcaccacaactactaagcctgcgctctagagcccgtgagccacaactactgaagcccgcatgcctatggcccgtgctccgcaccaagagaagccactacaatgagaagcccgagcactgcatcggagagtaacccccgctcgccacaactagagaaagcctgcgcgcggcaacgaagacccaacagccaaaatgaaaaataaataaataaatttatataaaaaaataaaagtccctCAGATTTCTCCAAATATGATAGGAAATATCATATTTGTAATTGCCAAAGATCCCAAGGAGAGAAAAAGCTTCCCTGGCTAGTTCCTAGGAACCCCTTTCCTCATTCTCAGGGCACCTGCTTCTTTTGAGGGTCCCTATGAATAGCTAAGGTGGTAGTCATACCCATCATTGTCAGGCTGTGGGATCCCATAACATTAGAAAGCTGATGTAGACAGCACAATGCTAGGCACACAGtagttattcaataaatactttctgGCTCAATGATGTGAAATATAAAACTGGGTTCTAATTAGACATACATATAGCTTTCATCATTTGGGGAAAACCAAATTTCTAAAAaagtcctcctttttcttttttttccttccccccccccccccaccaaaaatcctttgagttaattttgggaCTAACTTTTACACAAACAAAACCCACCAAAAATCAAACCCTGAAAGTTCTTTTCCCTTGAACTATaaacaacatttttcttttttctgttttggtagTGAACATGAAAATTACCACAACTAAAGGTGAAACACCACTTTCACAAAACATTGGGTCAGAGATAGAAAACTCAATGGTAAAGTTAATAGAGTGAAATATGATGTTAAAAACTGAAGATATGAAACATTGATCAAGAACCAATGAACTTTAAACAACTGAAATTACTGACAATGATCATCTTTAGGAACACTGACACCCTTAGCAATTATGTAGCATGTTGGCTGgcaaatattttaatcaaatgatttgaaaaataataacccATATGtaactgggaagaaaaaaaacgtaagaaaaaaaaaggaagaggataaaaagaagaaagaaggggatttatcttaaaatatttaatccaaaaaaaaaaaaaatcccgatcACTAAAATAGTTTACATTccaaaaaaagaagttatttgaATGCTGACATTACAACAGGCACAGAATCAACTATTAGATCCTAAATCAAAATTATTTCTATGCCTGCTATCCACAAATCATGATTAAAAAGCAAACTCCAAATACCActaaattcattttcttatttgttactTAATTCTATCAGCGCTAAATGACAATAGTCACAGAGCTTACAGACAAGGGGAACAAAGGTGATCTGTTTTTGCTCATTTCTTCACCcacttatagaaaaaaattagataaactaTATGCTTGATTTTGCAAAACTAAAATAATGTAAGAGGCTCCCACTTTTTCCTTTAACTTTGAGCATAACTGATAAGCAtaatagaaacatttaaaaaaaaattcttctcatCTGTTTGGCCCAACAGCTTCAGAAACTCTGAAATAGTCTATTTTAGGCTTCACTGAAGAAGGAGGGATACCTGCATAATTTCTACAGCATCAAAAGAAATCTTGAGGTAGGTACAGAGGATTTATCATCaggaggcatatatatatatatatatatatatatatatatatatatatatatacacacacacacacacatatatatatacacacatacacacacctatcATGCATGCatgtgatgttttaaaaatactctataaatatttctgagtTCCAAAATGTATGACACATTCTAGCTTATTACCGTATGTTCGGTATACTGTTATTTGACCTTCTGGTATTTGCACTTTTCCAAGAAGAATGGTTAAGAATAAAAGGCAGAGGAAACTGATCACTTCCTGCCTCCAAATGATGTCATACTCACCTATGCTTAATTGGTTTACAAGCTCAAATACATGCTATTTTCAAGGCTGTGAATTATATCAAATGagtttgaaagagaaaaagaaaagccatggCTTAATTTGTTAGTGAAACAAGGCCTTGCTTGAAATTCACGTCAACTTTCCATTCTGCAAAGCAACTCATCCACATAAAAATGGTCAAAAAAGGACTTCATTTAATTAGTGATATGTAGACTTTTGCATAGAAAAAGGTTACAAAGTAATACAAAAAAGACTAGGTagagtaattttaaaacaaatatttaaaagtataattttttgCATAATGTTTAACATTCTCATAATGTTTATTGCTTTCTCCACACAGCAGAGAAATGAAGTGCATAATAATACATGCTGTGTCTTTGTCTTTCAAACATAAATTCTCACGTGCTCAATTTCAAAGTATTTAGAGATTATTTTgtcattaaacaaaataaaaacaacaaaaccaaaacaccatTATGTAGCACTAGTCTAGGCATGgacaaaaataatttatgtacatCCCATTGCATACATTCATCTTGATTTGGGATCAAATACAATCACAAGCTTGACAAAGGACATACAAAAATCGTGGCTTTTCTCTTCCCATTGTTCTCTCCCTGCCTCATCACTTCCAGAAATGCAACTTCTCCCCAAAAGGTGACAAGACTAGATTTTACATGTTATCGGGATGAAATGAAGAggataaatatgtaaaaatagtcCAAATGAAACTGAATAAATTAAACTTTTACAAACTGGAGAGTTTTCAAGTTGGCATGAGTCAGATAGCCTCTGGTGGGCACACAGTAGGCAACTGCTTCTAGGTGCACTCTATAAATGCATGTTTTATATAAAGAAGCACCATATTttgagccataaaaaaaaaagtgcctgggGGTTTGCAGGCAGGGCAGAAATGCTTGTTAATCTGAGCACTGACGTAATAATTGCTTATACTAATACATTGTTAAATGTCACAACTTGGCAATTTGtacaaaaaaagcaaactaaGATAAAACTAGGTTTCTCAACTTGAAAATTACTTTCAGCAATCCTTTTGGCCAATAAAAACCTGTTGATTTCAACAGAGTGCTCTTTTCTGGTATTTGTACTAAAATGTCTGCAGCCTAATGCAAGACTTCTGTCCCTTATCCTTTCTTAACCTAACCTCTATGCTCTTCTTTACTTGTGCAACGTTGTATGTTCAAAAGAAAACTTTACTAGCTCAGGCACTTATGAAACacgaatatttttttttccatttagtttCAAGAAAATTCAGTCAGGGCATTTTTCTTCCCCAATTCAGACATCGTGATGCACTGCTGGATGGTTCAGTCCATATATTATTTTCCAGGAGACTTCTAAATGAAAACAAGTGTGACATTTTCAAAAGTTGCTGATGTCAGTTACCAAATTGCCTTAaaccaaaacagagaaaaaagataatacCACATTTCCACTTCTGAGGTTTGTGTCTCAAATAGCTTTATTGTTCCTTTGTGGATCCGCAGACATCTGTATGGCTACTTTCAGGGTGCAGAGGTTTTAAGCTGACTCTGAAATGAAGGACATTCAGTTACTACTGCAAGAAGTTCAATGAAAACTTAAAAAGCTCCCACTTCTGTCCCCCAGGGTCGGTAAGGTTTACTGTTTGTTCCACTGCTTGTCTGCTGAGGGCTGGACGTGGCTGATACCGACAAGGGAGGGCTGATGGCTGTGGCAGCTGCCACTGCTGCAGCTGCGTTTGGGGGGAGCATGGGGAACGCCCCAGCGAAGGACAGAGGGAAGCTGTGCGCAGCTGCCGTGGCTGCTGCAGCGGCCGCGTGGACAGTGGCTGAGAGGGACAAGAGAGAAGTGGAGAGAGGCGGCACACAGGGGGCGACACTGCCTGTTGACGGCATCCGAAGGGCAGAGTCTGCGTGGGCAAACGTGGCCGTGAGGAGGGTGGAGCCGTGGGCGGGAGGCACTTCTGAAGTGGTGGAGAGGCGGCAAGGCGTGGGCTCCGAGGCGTGGAGTCCGCTGGGTTGGAGCAGGGCTGCTGGAAGGTGGTGGAAGGCCGCCGCCCAGTGGTGCGGATGcagggggtgatggtggtgggccAGAGACGAGGTCATTGCCGCCGCCTCTCGCTGTGAGGCACACGTGCTGAGATGAGAGACCAGGCGCACCCGCAGTGGATCGGAGGAGTCCAGGCCTTCCACAGAGCTCAGGTAC from Eschrichtius robustus isolate mEscRob2 chromosome 9, mEscRob2.pri, whole genome shotgun sequence includes the following:
- the HEY2 gene encoding hairy/enhancer-of-split related with YRPW motif protein 2 isoform X2, with translation MARKKRRGIIEKRRRDRINNSLSELRRLVPTAFEKQGSAKLEKAEILQMTVDHLKMLQATGGKGYFDAHALAMDFMSIGFRECLTEVARYLSSVEGLDSSDPLRVRLVSHLSTCASQREAAAMTSSLAHHHHPLHPHHWAAAFHHLPAALLQPSGLHASEPTPCRLSTTSEVPPAHGSTLLTATFAHADSALRMPSTGSVAPCVPPLSTSLLSLSATVHAAAAAATAAAHSFPLSFAGAFPMLPPNAAAAVAAATAISPPLSVSATSSPQQTSSGTNSKPYRPWGTEVGAF
- the HEY2 gene encoding hairy/enhancer-of-split related with YRPW motif protein 2 isoform X1, whose protein sequence is MKRPCEETTSESDMDETIDVGSENNYSGQSTSSVIRSNSPTTTSQIMARKKRRGIIEKRRRDRINNSLSELRRLVPTAFEKQGSAKLEKAEILQMTVDHLKMLQATGGKGYFDAHALAMDFMSIGFRECLTEVARYLSSVEGLDSSDPLRVRLVSHLSTCASQREAAAMTSSLAHHHHPLHPHHWAAAFHHLPAALLQPSGLHASEPTPCRLSTTSEVPPAHGSTLLTATFAHADSALRMPSTGSVAPCVPPLSTSLLSLSATVHAAAAAATAAAHSFPLSFAGAFPMLPPNAAAAVAAATAISPPLSVSATSSPQQTSSGTNSKPYRPWGTEVGAF